In Gracilimonas sp., a single window of DNA contains:
- a CDS encoding GNAT family N-acetyltransferase has protein sequence MNSSSVTIVSTKEETKRFVNFIYSFYEGEEHWVPPLRMDQKKLINTDKNPFFENAEIALFLAEKDGKDVGRIAAIVDHRFNEFHGTKTGHFGFFECINDQHTANLLFRVASDWLKDKGMTKVLGPASPSMMDTIGVLIEGYDKDPYILMPYNYPYYDELILNSGFSKEMDMYAYIVDTESVAVERMEMAKKIVKRRIPDLEIRPINLNDMDSEIKIVREIFNQAWKDNWGFIPLSEKEFEAAGKDLKMIIDTDFAHVAEVKGEPIGFSIGLPNINEILKTMNGRLFPFGIFKLLWGKRKLKSLRTALMGVIPKYQGKGVDALLHQRSIKNGLENEGKTISELSWILETNTEMIRVAERIGGKLDKTYRMYSKEL, from the coding sequence ATGAATAGTTCAAGTGTAACCATCGTTTCAACAAAAGAAGAAACGAAGCGCTTTGTAAATTTCATATATTCGTTTTATGAGGGAGAAGAACACTGGGTGCCGCCGTTGCGGATGGATCAGAAAAAGCTGATCAACACCGATAAAAATCCATTTTTTGAGAACGCCGAAATAGCTCTTTTTTTGGCAGAAAAAGACGGCAAGGACGTAGGTCGCATTGCTGCAATTGTAGATCATCGGTTTAACGAGTTTCATGGTACTAAAACCGGTCACTTTGGTTTTTTTGAATGTATAAATGATCAGCATACGGCAAACTTATTATTTCGTGTAGCTTCTGATTGGTTAAAAGATAAGGGGATGACCAAGGTTTTAGGGCCGGCCAGCCCAAGCATGATGGATACCATAGGTGTTTTAATTGAGGGGTATGATAAAGACCCTTATATATTGATGCCTTATAATTATCCTTATTATGATGAGCTGATATTAAATTCCGGTTTTTCCAAAGAGATGGATATGTATGCCTATATCGTGGATACGGAATCAGTTGCGGTAGAGAGGATGGAAATGGCCAAGAAGATTGTAAAGCGCCGCATACCGGATCTGGAAATACGCCCGATCAATCTCAACGACATGGATTCTGAAATTAAGATTGTTCGAGAGATATTTAATCAGGCATGGAAAGATAACTGGGGATTCATACCGCTTTCCGAAAAAGAATTTGAAGCCGCCGGTAAAGACCTGAAAATGATTATAGACACAGACTTTGCCCATGTGGCTGAAGTTAAGGGAGAACCGATTGGGTTTTCTATTGGTTTGCCAAATATTAATGAGATTCTAAAAACCATGAATGGGAGATTATTTCCATTTGGGATTTTTAAGCTGCTTTGGGGTAAGCGAAAACTAAAAAGCCTCAGGACAGCTTTAATGGGCGTTATTCCGAAATATCAAGGAAAGGGAGTAGATGCATTGCTGCATCAGCGATCGATAAAGAATGGCTTGGAAAATGAAGGTAAAACTATATCTGAGTTAAGCTGGATTTTAGAAACCAATACTGAAATGATTCGTGTTGCTGAACGAATCGGGGGAAAGCTCGATAAAACCTATCGCATGTACTCTAAAGAGCTTTAA
- a CDS encoding aminotransferase class I/II-fold pyridoxal phosphate-dependent enzyme, which produces MADQKSSATKSDIFSKAFNFTKADEVKAMGLYPYFKPLEATDGTVVEIEGKRVIMAGSNNYLGLTNDQRTIKAAQEALTKYGTGCTGSRYLNGTLDSHLELEDKLAKFMGKEGCVLFSTGYQTNEGSIQTIAGRNDIIFSDKDNHACIVVGTLVSNAKTVRYHHNDMDQLRKLLERADPDAGKIIITDGVFSMSGTLANVPELVKLAKEFNARLYLDDAHAVGVVGKGGRGSASVFGLTDEVDLISGTFSKSFASLGGFLVGEKPVIEYIRHNSPAHIFSASMPPANVATVLKALEILQEEPWRLERLEEIANYMRKELRGLGFNVWSSQSPIIPVVIGEMMDCFKFWKDLFEEGVYANAVVPPAVPQGQSLLRTSYMASHTDEHLDQILEAFRKVGLKHGVIDRNGHSEIE; this is translated from the coding sequence ATGGCCGATCAAAAATCCAGCGCCACAAAATCAGACATTTTTTCCAAAGCTTTTAATTTTACAAAAGCGGATGAAGTCAAAGCTATGGGGCTATATCCGTACTTTAAGCCTCTTGAAGCAACGGATGGAACAGTTGTAGAAATTGAAGGGAAAAGAGTTATTATGGCAGGTTCCAATAATTATTTGGGACTTACCAACGATCAACGGACAATAAAAGCTGCCCAAGAAGCACTTACTAAATATGGGACGGGATGTACCGGTTCCCGGTATTTAAATGGTACCCTCGACAGCCATCTGGAGCTCGAAGACAAGCTCGCAAAATTCATGGGTAAAGAAGGATGCGTTCTTTTTAGCACTGGTTATCAAACTAATGAAGGTTCAATTCAAACCATAGCCGGCAGAAATGATATTATTTTTTCTGATAAGGATAATCATGCTTGTATAGTAGTAGGTACATTGGTTTCAAATGCCAAAACAGTTCGATATCATCATAACGATATGGATCAGTTGCGCAAACTTTTAGAAAGGGCTGATCCTGATGCCGGTAAAATCATTATCACGGATGGGGTCTTCTCCATGTCGGGTACGCTTGCAAATGTGCCCGAACTGGTAAAATTAGCTAAAGAATTTAATGCTCGTCTTTACCTAGATGATGCTCATGCTGTTGGAGTAGTGGGTAAAGGGGGGCGAGGGTCTGCTTCAGTATTTGGATTAACTGATGAAGTTGACTTAATCAGCGGAACTTTTTCCAAATCATTCGCTTCTCTCGGTGGATTTTTAGTTGGGGAAAAACCCGTCATTGAATACATCCGTCACAATTCTCCGGCCCACATTTTTAGTGCTTCCATGCCTCCTGCAAATGTAGCAACAGTATTAAAGGCGCTCGAGATTTTGCAGGAAGAGCCGTGGAGACTGGAAAGATTGGAAGAAATTGCTAATTACATGCGTAAAGAATTACGCGGGTTAGGATTCAATGTTTGGAGCAGCCAAAGCCCTATCATTCCGGTAGTGATTGGTGAAATGATGGATTGTTTTAAATTCTGGAAAGATCTTTTTGAAGAAGGAGTGTATGCAAATGCTGTGGTACCTCCGGCGGTACCTCAGGGGCAGTCGCTATTGAGAACCAGCTATATGGCCAGTCACACTGATGAGCACTTGGATCAAATTTTGGAAGCTTTCCGAAAAGTAGGTCTGAAACATGGTGTTATAGACAGAAACGGTCACTCTGAAATAGAATGA
- a CDS encoding class II fumarate hydratase, translating to MSEFRIEKDSMGEVKVPKDALYGAQTQRAHDNFPVSGIKFSREFIEALGYVKKTAAIVNTELGLLDEGVSLAIQAAAQEVADGLHDKEFVIDIFQTGSGTSTNMNANEVIAHRANELKKNLKVDIHPNDHINYGQSSNDVIPTAIRVAAVKGVKNDLIPALEHLNKTFLEKGKEYSDVVKTGRTHLMDAMPVTIEQEFGGYARQVELGIKRVESALERVSELPQGGTAVGTGINTHKDFGKKFAAKISELTGQSFTEAENHFEAQATVDAPVELSGQLKTIAVGLMKIGNDLRWMNSGPNSGIGEVELAALQPGSSIMPGKVNPVIEESLTMVCAQVIGNDATVTIGGQAGNFELNVMLPVVAHNLLESINILANSARNLADRSVSKLSVKKERIADMVGRNPILVTALNPIIGYDLAAKIAKKAFADGRPLKDVAKEMTDLSDKELDKALDPIKMTKGGFTE from the coding sequence ATGAGCGAATTTCGTATCGAGAAAGACTCTATGGGTGAAGTAAAGGTTCCAAAAGATGCTTTATATGGAGCTCAAACACAACGTGCACATGATAACTTTCCGGTAAGCGGTATTAAATTCAGCCGTGAGTTTATTGAAGCTTTGGGATATGTGAAGAAAACGGCTGCTATTGTAAACACAGAATTAGGGCTCTTGGATGAAGGGGTCTCTTTAGCTATTCAAGCCGCAGCACAGGAAGTAGCAGACGGACTTCATGACAAAGAATTTGTGATAGATATTTTTCAGACCGGATCGGGTACTTCCACCAATATGAATGCCAATGAAGTTATTGCTCATCGGGCCAATGAACTTAAGAAAAACCTGAAGGTAGATATACATCCGAACGATCACATCAATTACGGACAAAGTTCAAATGATGTAATCCCGACTGCTATTCGCGTAGCTGCTGTTAAAGGCGTAAAAAATGACCTGATCCCGGCGCTTGAGCATCTCAACAAAACCTTCCTGGAAAAAGGAAAAGAATATTCAGATGTGGTAAAAACGGGACGTACGCATCTCATGGATGCCATGCCGGTTACCATAGAACAAGAGTTTGGCGGATATGCCCGCCAGGTTGAACTGGGAATTAAACGGGTTGAGTCTGCTCTTGAGCGGGTGAGTGAGCTTCCACAAGGAGGGACGGCTGTTGGAACCGGAATTAATACGCATAAAGATTTTGGTAAAAAATTCGCCGCAAAAATATCTGAATTGACGGGCCAATCATTTACTGAAGCTGAAAATCATTTTGAAGCGCAAGCCACCGTGGATGCTCCCGTTGAACTAAGCGGACAGCTTAAAACTATTGCGGTTGGCTTAATGAAAATAGGAAATGACTTAAGGTGGATGAATTCAGGTCCTAACAGTGGTATTGGAGAGGTAGAGTTAGCCGCACTTCAACCCGGCTCTTCTATTATGCCTGGAAAAGTGAATCCGGTGATAGAAGAATCTTTGACTATGGTTTGTGCGCAGGTGATCGGAAACGATGCAACGGTAACCATCGGTGGGCAGGCCGGTAATTTTGAACTCAATGTGATGTTGCCTGTAGTAGCTCACAATCTATTGGAATCTATCAATATTTTAGCCAATTCAGCCCGCAATCTAGCCGATCGTTCTGTTTCAAAATTAAGTGTAAAAAAAGAACGCATTGCTGATATGGTGGGCAGAAATCCAATTTTAGTTACAGCTTTAAACCCAATTATTGGATATGATTTAGCTGCTAAAATTGCCAAAAAAGCCTTTGCCGATGGGCGACCGCTTAAAGATGTGGCCAAAGAGATGACTGATTTATCTGACAAAGAATTAGATAAAGCCCTGGATCCGATTAAAATGACGAAAGGTGGTTTTACTGAATAA
- a CDS encoding glycosyltransferase has translation MKIIDIAEFYTDQGGGVKTYINQKLKFGSQLGHEVVIVAPGKDWGEEERHGGRVIWVKGPRLPVDWRYHILWREKAVHQILDHEKPDIVEGSSPWTGGWFAGRWKGDAVKTFIFHQDPVAAYPHTFFGNAFGFDRVDNFFGFYWKYLQRLSSRFDATIVSGSWLAERIEKYGVNNPIPVPFGIEKDFFSPERRDEKLRAKLLADFGLPEEAHLMIAISRHHPEKRLGTVIDGFREAAKEKPMGLMIFGDGPINKYVNFKAGKSENVKVMGFTENREQLADLIASSDYFVHGSAAETYGIVVAEAVCSGLPVVVPRRGGAADIANPEIGETYDTGDAESFKKAVLKLVHRDRKKLVEATKIAARNDIVTMEGHFEMLFETYARLLENKHSKV, from the coding sequence ATGAAAATAATTGACATAGCTGAATTTTATACGGATCAGGGCGGAGGGGTAAAAACCTATATTAACCAAAAGCTGAAATTCGGTTCTCAACTGGGACATGAAGTGGTAATTGTGGCACCTGGAAAAGATTGGGGAGAAGAAGAACGACATGGTGGCCGGGTGATCTGGGTTAAAGGGCCCAGGCTTCCGGTTGATTGGCGATATCATATTTTATGGAGAGAAAAAGCAGTCCACCAGATTTTGGACCATGAAAAGCCGGATATTGTGGAGGGTTCTTCTCCCTGGACAGGGGGCTGGTTTGCCGGCCGGTGGAAGGGAGATGCTGTTAAAACCTTTATTTTTCATCAGGATCCTGTAGCGGCCTATCCACACACTTTCTTTGGAAATGCATTTGGATTCGACCGTGTAGACAATTTTTTCGGCTTCTACTGGAAATATTTGCAGCGATTAAGCAGTAGATTTGATGCCACTATTGTAAGCGGAAGCTGGCTGGCTGAGCGAATTGAAAAATATGGAGTGAATAATCCAATACCGGTTCCTTTCGGAATTGAAAAGGATTTTTTTTCACCTGAGAGACGAGACGAAAAACTCCGGGCAAAACTTTTAGCTGATTTTGGACTCCCTGAAGAAGCACATTTGATGATTGCTATCAGCCGTCATCATCCGGAAAAAAGATTAGGTACAGTGATTGATGGCTTTCGGGAAGCGGCAAAAGAAAAACCTATGGGCTTGATGATTTTTGGAGATGGCCCCATCAATAAATATGTGAATTTTAAAGCCGGTAAATCTGAGAATGTTAAAGTGATGGGGTTTACGGAAAATCGCGAACAACTGGCCGATTTAATAGCTTCATCCGATTATTTTGTGCATGGTTCAGCAGCAGAAACATATGGGATTGTAGTAGCTGAAGCAGTATGCAGCGGTTTGCCGGTAGTAGTACCACGCAGGGGTGGTGCAGCTGATATCGCAAATCCGGAGATAGGTGAAACGTATGATACGGGAGATGCAGAATCATTTAAGAAAGCGGTATTAAAACTGGTCCACAGGGATAGAAAGAAATTGGTTGAAGCTACTAAAATTGCGGCTCGAAATGATATTGTTACAATGGAAGGTCATTTTGAAATGTTATTTGAAACTTATGCCAGATTATTGGAAAATAAGCACAGTAAAGTCTGA